From Rhopalosiphum padi isolate XX-2018 chromosome 2, ASM2088224v1, whole genome shotgun sequence:
acaaaataattacatcattatttattatttaaatatataatttcattcaaactttaacttataatatctataaaagatttttttttttatatttaacggtTTCAGACTTCAGTATGAACTATTTATGAGAAATcttgtaataaattttcaagaattttgacccagcaaataactttttatcgtcaataataaaaaaaaacctaaaaacacCTGTCATACCTGTAAATATGTTAGCtagagtattaaaaattattatattagtattattattatatttatgaccaTTTTTTGTGAAAAAGACTAAACATCTTATTGAAGTGAATATTAATTATGGCTATTGCTGAGGCCCACAGTAGTACAGTACCCAGTCCAACCTGAGTACTTAGGTACGTCGTAtcatcgtaattattatttattaccaatttataaaatcataacaattaACGATAATATGTCTTTTGCCCTATGTGGCTATAACACAACCAAGTACTAACACTATCGTTGCCCGCGTTGTATTATCACTTCCTCCCTCCAACCACTGCGACTGCTACGTAATCGTAATGCCACCCTTCGTATTATAtcgtacttaaaatataaaacactcgAGCTGTTGTCTGATGTCTATTGTCATTAATGTCATTGTTTTTTTCCTCATTCATCAAACATTCAAACCACCCGTTTGATCACAGCAGCCGTTGCCTAAACTACCCCCTATAGCAACTTTATCGGCTACcgcaaagaaataataataattatactatattattatagtacgcgCACCAGTCGCCGCGGTGCCCGGCGTGATTGTCGGTCTCGTACTCTCCACTCTCGTATTCTCTTTGCTTTCCCATTCCACTCAGGACCCCAGCAGCAGCTGCTGCGCGATCGCATAACAATATCTctataatcgttattattattattattattactattattaattacataataaatgtcGAGAACGTCGTCCGCCGACGTTAATCCTCGTTGCTAGGTATAGTCCGTCATCTGCCGGGAAAACCGCCGCAACCGACCAAAGAAAAATACCTCTGACTAATCGCACATCGGCTATCGGCAGTTGCCCGCGTGCACCACGACGATGTACGGTGGTGCGGATagacggcgacggcgacgacgacgacatgtATTCGATTGCGATAACGAATAACGATTAACGACGCTTTTAAGCGAGTGCCTTTGAATCTATGAGGGGTACAGTTCGTATCCGGCGGTCGTAATTACGACGCTTGTTATCGATTTTCGGCCAGTCGCTCGTGATCTCGCACGTCGCACGATCATTGTCGATATTTATCGCGTTGCAGGATGATCGAATTCGGCGTAGTACAGTTTATTCTAGGGTCCCAACGTCggagataaaaacaataataacgacgacgacgacggtactTACTCCTACGTTCAACAGTAGCGAAAAAAAAACGACAATGGATTTGAACGAAGTCAACGTGACTGCTCAAACCAAAGGTAGGACCTTACCCTGATTTGCAAATTACTGTTTTACAGACAACGGTGACCGTGTTTCAGGTAACTACAGTTGTTACGACGGCGGAGGCTGTGCAAACGACACAGCCATGGCGCCGTACAGCGCCGTGCTGGACTCCATCACCGTGGCCATGCTCAGCCAATTGTGTTTACCCTCGGTGTTCAATCAtccttattttcatttttcacatGCCATCATGTTTATTTGCTACATGCTGCCATTTGGATCTCCTTGTCAGTTGATTCTCCTCATACGCATTGGTTTAGCTGGTGCCACTACCATTATGGCGCTGTGGGCTAGGAACGTCCAGTGTTGGGTGGACAGTCTTTTGTGGAATGCTGCTTCAGCTGTTGTCAATGTCGTACACATTTTAGTGTTATTCTATCAACTCAGGCCGATCAAATTTAATGATGAATTAGAACTAGTAAATACATTGAATTTCATTTCTTCTTTAAAGAGTATCAGGGCACTTTTTGTTTTTCCTCTATCACCAActcgcaacatagcaaattatGGTTGTTAGGTTTAGTAACGAGGACATTATCGAGGTTAAAAATATCtacattaattcaaaaattaaaatattgtaaaaaagccAATATAAGAACACaaaatgttcttaactttattttataggtgAATTTACTTTCATACTAAAGCTATCAATACAAGGTTGGTTCTGCTGAACAAAAATTATCTATGTTGTGCGTGGGTCAGGTAGAGAAAATAAATAGTGTGCTAGCTAACATCTTCTTTAAttacttgttattttattgtaaatgtttGTAGGTGTACGAAACGCTTTTCTACCCTTTAAAAGTTAGCCGTAAACAATTTAGGAAAATTATTTCCTGTATGAAAATGATTCGACCCCTAAAAACTCTTGAAATATTTGCTGAAGAAAAAGTAACGAGGGTTGACAGTTTATCATTGGTACTTTCAGGAAAGTAAGTAAAACTTAagtcttataaataaatatttattggttgAAACTTAACATTAAGTTGTAGGACTTATACCTAGCCTATGCTTGTAatgattatcattttttataaaaatatatttttttttatatgttaacaatataataaattactttctaAAATCGTAAGTTTGTGGAAGATAAGCGATTCtcataacagtattttttttacatatttatttatattgatacattaaatttattaataaattaataataatctataagtttgaaattaaaaacaagtaggtagttaattaaatatatgaaatattactttttaaccttaaatatcaatataaaatttaagttaattaaattaaataaatttgactacataatatattcttatataatattttaaggtataaataattacattaaaaattataatttgagaaACATAAACATGAGtacttaattttagaaataaaatatattattggttattcTGAAAACCGAActctcttaaaaataaatatctaaatgttatgtataataatttatattatatgtatgatcTAAAATCTCTTAAGATaccctaataattaatatttgtatatcattAATTGTTATCTTTTATGTTAAAGATTAGTAATATCACAGAATGGTAATGCTCTGCATATTGTCTTCCCATATCAGTTTTTA
This genomic window contains:
- the LOC132923253 gene encoding blood vessel epicardial substance-like isoform X2 codes for the protein MDLNEVNVTAQTKGNYSCYDGGGCANDTAMAPYSAVLDSITVAMLSQLCLPSVFNHPYFHFSHAIMFICYMLPFGSPCQLILLIRIGLAGATTIMALWARNVQCWVDSLLWNAASAVVNVVHILVLFYQLRPIKFNDELELVYETLFYPLKVSRKQFRKIISCMKMIRPLKTLEIFAEEKVTRVDSLSLVLSGKLVISQNGNALHIVFPYQFLDSPEWFGVSTDEFFQVSVTAVEDSRVLLWHRDKLRLSIITDKFLYTIFDHILGRDVVKKLMQVSETMSNGHLPNQWYDGEETEMANNVNDEKQTVLYLKRNGDGQAGIETILKRELQGDPNGWKLSRIEEVDHETPV
- the LOC132923253 gene encoding blood vessel epicardial substance-like isoform X1, whose translation is MDLNEVNVTAQTKGNYSCYDGGGCANDTAMAPYSAVLDSITVAMLSQLCLPSVFNHPYFHFSHAIMFICYMLPFGSPCQLILLIRIGLAGATTIMALWARNVQCWVDSLLWNAASAVVNVVHILVLFYQLRPIKFNDELELVYETLFYPLKVSRKQFRKIISCMKMIRPLKTLEIFAEEKVTRVDSLSLVLSGKLVISQNGNALHIVFPYQFLDSPEWFGVSTDEFFQVSVTAVEDSRVLLWHRDKLRLSIITDKFLYTIFDHILGRDVVKKLMQVSETMSNGHLPNQWYDGEETEMANNVNDEKQTVLYLKRNGDGQAGIETILKRELQENENACLEHCPLINDQSSWYSQQTLRNVLRTLHR